The following is a genomic window from Manihot esculenta cultivar AM560-2 chromosome 9, M.esculenta_v8, whole genome shotgun sequence.
AACCTATATCATTTATTTACGTCGATCAATACTGCAATTTGTATTCCACACACCCggaaaaattcttaatttaacatttagggaatctataaaatttaattaaggaaaaaataagacattttttaaaaataacttcaTACCTTTATGAAAATCTTATTAACATTGCAgaattttctatataaaaataaatcttattaacattttgcattttttttatacaattaaataatgaaaagaaTTTCACGTATAGCAAATGAAGTCTTACTCTTAGACAATGTAATGTATTCttagtaaaaagaaaattgattaatttaataaattctgAAACTGTCCTTCTTCTATTAAGGAATAAGGATCATCTGACTTTTCACTGAACTGTGTTAACGTTTGAACCATgcttgtagatggggtattcaTCTCCTGCTGAATCTGGAATCTTGGATGAGCTCAGCCTTTCTTTGGCCGCAGTAAGTATTATCAATTCATTATTGTAAAGAGTTTAGTCGAATTATAGTCGTCTATAATAATTACGtaagaatttaattgaatttttcctTAATTTTTCCCCCCTCCCTCTCTGTTTTGGCAGTATTCGCTTTTTGGTTCAATATTAACAATAGGGGGACTAATAGGTGCACTCTCGTGTGGGAAGATGGCAGACCTCATCGGTCGGAGAAGTGTAAGTTATCAAAGTCTTTTTGCTGCCCTCTCAATCTTTACTGATCTCAATCAATCATCTTTTTTATCActgtattttgattttaaacagGCTCTATGGGTTTCAGATGCACTCTGCCTAATAGGGTGGCTTGCAATTTcattttccaaggtatttttgGGTCTCCCCTTTAGGCATCCGTTTTTCAGCATATGTAAATATCCAACCATTTATTAAGGATAAAGattaactataacagttttatctatttttaagtatttgagttatagctgtatacttatcttgtatttagttagttgtagatattaaggataaagactaactataacagttttatctatttttagtatttgagttatagctgtatacttatttttagtatttgagttatagctgtatacttatttttagtatttgagttatagctgtatacttatatTGTATTTAGTTAGAGACATTATATAAACTTCTGTAATACGTTcagtaaataatacaaaaacccttttctctatatggtatcagagccgcaatctgctctcacgagttttctgatccaattttcttaaactttaatTAATGGCTTCGTCATCCAATACCGTCATTCAATTAAATGCTCCAACGCATTTTCCTATTAAACTTACTCAGGAGAATTTTCCTGTTTGGAGAAAACAGATCCAATCAACCTTAATTGGTCTTGATTtacttgattttattgatggttCACGGGTTGCACCATCACAATTTCTTTCTGAAAAAGACAAAACAGCCAACCCAGCTTTCGCCTTATGGTTTCGACAAGATCAAATTTTGATCAGTGCTCTTTTAGGAAGTTGTTCCGATACTATTCAACCCTTGATTTCTTCAGCCAATACTGCCAAAGAAGCATGGGATCGGCTTCACCAGAGTTTTGCTAATGTTTCTCGTTCTAGAATTCTGtccttaaaaactaaattagcacagaactctaagggaaccaaaccgattgctatttttctcaatgagatgagggctattgcagatgagcttgctcttacccagaatccggtgagtgatgatgacttaattgtttatattatcaCGCGATTGGGAGATGATTACAGTCCCATAGTTGCTGCGTTAAAAGTTCGTGAAACCCCAATAACCTTTTCTGATCTCTTTGAAAAACTTACTGATCATGAACGATCCCTACAAGAAAAAGATTCCACAACTGTTTCAGCTACGTCACAAGTGATTGCTACTGTCAATTACACTCAACGTTCTGGAGGGCGTTCACACAATCAGAATGGCAATTATAATCGATCTCCACAAAACTCCAATTATTCTGGAAATCGACGTGGTGGTCGTGGTTCTTACTCTGGTGGTCGAGGTCGAGGTTCTTATCGACCTGATGTGGTATGTCAATTTTGTGAATATACTGGGCATACTATTGCTGAATGTCGCAAATTGGCTCGCTTTCTTAAGGAGAATAATATGTCTTTGAAGACTGATACCTCGCATTCTTCAGCACCGATACCTGCAGTTAATGTTACTTCTTCTATGGCTGCTTCTTCTCCACAACAATGGTTGTTTGATAGCGGAGCTTCTCATCATGTTGTGTCGAATCCAGCTTCTTTGCAAAGCTATTCTGACTATGGAGGTCCTGAGGAAGTACAACTTGGTGATGGTAAAACGCTTGCTGTATCACATACTGGTTTTGTGCAAATTCCTACttactctaagaatttatcattgCCTAATGTGTTATGCGTGCCTAATCTGCGCAAGAATTTGGTCTCAATTGCTAAGTTGTGTCGCACTAATCATGTTTCTGTGGAATTTTTTCCATCTTATTTTGTTGTGAAGGATCTGTACACGGGGGCGTCTCTCCTACGGGGAGAGAACATTGATGATATCTACTGTGCAAGTTTTTCCAGAGTTAATTCTCACCGTTCTCAGCTGAATGTTACTACTCGGTGTCTGTCTTTGCTTTCTGAATGGCATCACAAGCTTGGTCATCCCAACAATAAAGTCCTTTTGTTAGTACTTCGAAATATTGGTCTTCAGTCTATGTCTAAATATGTTTCTAGTTTTCATTGTACTTCCTGCTCTATGAGCAAGAGTCATAAATTACCGTTTTCTGAGAATTCTCTTGTTAGTAATAAGCCTTTGCAACTTGTTTATtccgatgtttggggtcctacacaaaaatctattgatggctatgcatattacgttacatttattgatcactattctaagtatgtttggctatatcccatgaagcagaaatctgatactcatgatttgtttatccactttcagaaattggttgaaaattattttcacactAGAATTGTTTATGTGTTCACTGATAATGGTGGGGAGTATCAAAAGCTTAAGAATCATTTTTTGTCTTGTGGTATTTCACATTATACAACACCTCCACATACGCCAGAGCATAATGGTACTGCTGAACGTCGTCATCGCTCAATAGTTGAAACAGGTCTTGCTATGTTACAATTTTCGTCTTTACCTTCTAATTATTGGTCTCATGCTTTTCAGGCTGCTGTTTATTTGCTCAATCGGTTGCCTTCGTCCGCTATTTCGTTTCAAACACCTTTCTCTAGATTGTTTGGTATGCCTCATAGTTTTAAGAGATTGAAATCTTTTGGTTGCCTTTGTTTTCCATGGCTAAAGCCATATAATAATTCTAAACTTCAGTGTCGTTCATTGCCTTGTATTTTTCTTGGATATTCTCCAACTCAATCTGCATACAAATGTTACGATCCAAAGGCTAATCGTTTGTATTTGTCTCGTCATGTTCAATttgttgagcatatttttccatcTGAAACTTGCACTAGTTCTCATCAATTTACAGATTATTTTCGAGATGCTTCTTGTACAGGTTCGGCACAACAACCAAATCCATCACCTGTTGCACCAACTGCAGTTGCTTCGGTTCCATTGGCAATTTCTATTCCAAGTGATTCTGATTTGTTGGTTTCAAGTACTGGTTCCGAATCTATTACAGCATTATCAGCAGAATCTGATCAATCTACCATGCCATTAATTAGTACTGAGACTCAACAAGTTGACCCTTTGATGACTGAATCTTCTACTACTGCTTTAGATTTGCCACTACCGATTGTTTCACAAGACTCAGTTCCAGCTCCTGTACAACGGCAGCAGCGACAAAGGAAGCCTAACtcaaagtattttaattcttcttttGTTAATCTTACAACTAAATATCCTTTACAGGATACACTCGAGCCAAGAACAGTTAAACAAGCTCTGGCAAGTTCACTTTGGCGGCAGGCGATGGATTCAGAGTACAATGCTCTTTTGCAAAATAAAACTTGGGAGCTGGTTCCGAGAGACAAACATCATCTTATtagttgcaaatgggtgtttcggATTAAGCGTAAACCGGATGGTACTATTGATAAGTACAAGGCACGTTTGGTTGCCAGAGGATTTCTTCAGGAACCTGGGCGTGATTATTTTGATACATTTAGTCCGGTTACAAAACCGGTCATAATTCGGGTAGTTCTTACTCTTGCAATTTCTAAAGGATGGCAGTTAAGGCAATTGGATGTAAATAATGCCTTTTTACATGGCACACTTTATGAAGATGTCTACATGCAGCAACCTCCAGGATATGTGCAACCTGAGTTTTCTGATTATGTTTGCAAACTGAAGAAGTCTCTTTATGGTTTGAAACAGGCTCCACGAGCTTGGTAACTTGAACTTACTTCTTTTTTGCTCAAACTTGGTTTTCGCAAATCAAATGCTGATGCgtccttgtttattttttcctccaatgggattactgcatattttctagtatatgttgatgatattgtactTACAGGTAATAACAATCATTTTCTGAATACCTGTGTACAGAAGCTCTCTGCTCAGTTCTCTATCAAAGATTTGggaatattaaatcatttttgGGGGTTGAAGTAATTTCTACAGCTGCAGGATTATTTCTTTCACAACATCGACATATTGCTAATTTGTTAGACCGATTTGATATGGCTGGAGCTAAAGAGGTGAATACTCCTATGTCTACAGGAGACAAGCTGATCTTAAATGATGGTTCTAGTTCGACTGATTCCACCGTATATCGCCAAATTGTTGGATCTCTTCAATATTTGGCAATTACGCgtcctgatgtttcttttgcaGTGAATCGGCTGTCACAGTTTATGCATGCACCGACGCAAACTCATCTTCAAGCACTGAAACGTGTTTTGCGATATCTCAAAGGAACCATACATTATGGCTTATTTCTCAATCGAAATTCCACTCATACTCTGTCTGCCTTCTCTGATTCTGATTGGGGTGGTGCCCTTGATAATGGGCGGTCTACAACTGCTTATGTTCTATATCTTGGTTCTAATATTATCTCTTGGAAATCTAGTCGGCAAAAGACTGTCTCACGATCTTCTACAGAGGCTGAGTACAAAGTCTTAGCCAATGCTGCAGCAGAGGTATTTTGGGTTCAAAGTTTATTACAAGATTTGGGAGCACCAATATCACAACCACCAGTCCTTCATTGTGATAATCTTGGTGCGACTTACTTCTGCGCCAATCCAATTTATCATACTAGGATGAAGCATCTTGCACTGGATTACCATTTTGTTCGCGAGAAAATTAATGCTGGACAGTTAAGGGTTCTTCACATAAGttcaaaagatcaagttgctgatgtgcttacaaaggctttgggaagaactcagttttgttactttagaaccaagattggagtctccaatggcgcctcaatcttgcgggggcgtattaaggataaagattaactataacagttttatctatttttaagtatttgagttatagctgtatacttatcttgtatttagttagttgtagatattaaggataaagactaactataacagttttatctatttttagtatttgagttatagctgtatacttatttttagtatttgagttatagctgtatacttatttttagtatttgagttatagctgtatacttatatTGTATTTAGTTAGAGACATTATATAAACTTCTGTAATACGTTcagtaaataatacaaaaacccttttcTCTATACCATTTTCATACAGGGTGCTTGGTCGCTTGACCTTGGAAGACTATTGGTGGGaattggaattgggattctTGCTTATGTGGTTGGTTCAATCAGTGTTTTCTTTCACATTTTGCTCATAATTCTTACTCTAGATTTCAGCTCCCATCACTGATTGAAGTTAACATTTCAATCTGTAGATACCCATTTATGTTGCAGAGATTACACCCAAGAATTTCAGGGGAGCATTTACATTACTTATTGCAGTAAGTTacaatgattaaaataaaaagttcagaaatttggctcaacttttttgttaataaatctTTGTCCACTCTGTAGCTTATGATGGGTTCAGGCATATCAGTTACATTTATCATTGGTTCTGTCTGTAACTGGCGCATCTTGGCTCTCATAGGTGTTATGTTCTTTCACTTGTTTTCTTCCAGGATTCTGTACTGATATAAACTTGGAGATAGTTTCATAATGGACATTTTATGTTTCCATTTCAGGAACTATTCCATGCGTAGTTCAGCTCATTGGTGCATTCTTCATTCCGGAGTCTCCCAGATGGTTGGTGAGTCCAATTCAAAATCATCTCGAAAGATATTGTTCGAACATCCTTAGATTGTTCACTGTATGATATTACAGAAGCTTACTGAATCTGCAATGTCATTGTCATGTACTTCATGCTCATGTGAAGATCAATGTTTTCCCAGTTTAGGAAGTCTAGGGTATACATTACATTTGCATTTAGTTGTTTTGATCTGTTCTTAAGTGTTTTGCCTAATTTTACATGAGAAGTGCTCAACTTTGTCCAATCTTCTGCAGGCAAAAGTTGGTAGAGAAAAAGATCTGAAACTTGCTCTCCAGAGGCTTAGGGGGAAAAATGCTGATATTTCTCAGGAGGCTGCTGAAATCATTGTGATTAATTTGACTTGATATATATGGAAAACTCACAATTCAATTCAGGGTTATAattttggtcttttcttttggaaaatttgaCAGGATTATACACAGGATTGTAATCAGACATCAGAAGATGGCATTAAAGAGTTATTTCAAAGGAAATATGCTCTTGCAATTACTGTGAGCCTTGCAAATTATTCAGTCCTCCCCTTTGTATGCATTACCTGTATTGCATAACACATGGTTTGGATTAGGTTGGAGTTGGGCTGATGGCAATTCTACAATTTGGAGGTCTCAATGGCTATACTTACTATTTCAGCTCTATTTTAGAATCAGCTGGTAAGttagagttaaaaaaaaaaaaaaacatgcttCACAATAATAATTGAACTTATGGGAGAATTACATGGCAGGTTTCCCTAGTAGTGTTGGTTCTGTAGTAGCAAGTATTGTTCAGGTTTCTTTCTCTATCTCCAGTTATGGATTTTACATGTGCTTGAATCTAGCAGTATTCAAGGTGCACATTTCATTTTCACTTCACATTTTCGCTGCAGATAGTGATGAATATTTGCAGTTTGTTCTTAATTGATAATTTTGGAAGAAGACCACTTCTGCTGGTTGGTTTTGAAAGTCCGAAACCTATCAACTTTGGAATTGATGTAATGAACCTGAGCCTAAATCCTGAAAATCTTCTCTTGTCAGGTTTCTACAAGTGGATGCTGCTTAGGCTCATTTACCACAGGATTGTCCTTTCTACTGCAGGTTCCAAAGATATAGAAGTTATAtgcatcctttttttttttttttaattctcttGTTCCTTGATATTGGTTGTATAAACGCTTGCAGAGCTTTCACCTGGGGAATGAAATCACTCCCATTCTGGCAATTGCAGGAATATTGGTAATTCGATTCGGCTAGATCATAAGATGTTTGCACTTGTTAGCTGAAATATTATTGGACAAATAATTATGGAAACTTTGAATCTGCAAACAGGTTTTCATAGGATCTGTGTCAATAGGCCTTGGAGGAATACCATTGATTATAATGGCAGAGGTACAGTAACATATTTTAGCTCAGAAACACATATATTATCAGTTGGCTAAAATTTGCAGCTGAAATGGAATGATGGGTTGTTTTTTGTATCAGATATTTCCTGTAAACGTAAAAGGTCCAGCAGGAAGTTTAGTAAATTTGTTCAGCTGGGCAGGGAGTTGGATTGTCGCATATACTTTCAATTATTTGTTTGAGTGGAGCTCAGCAGGTAACTGTCTCTCATTCCTGCTTGCTGCTTCTCTGTTTCGAAAGATTTCACGGTTCTGACGACCCTGATTTTCTTCAGgggtattttttatatatgcaaTGATTGCTGGGTTGGGAGTGATATTTGTGGCAAAATTGGTACCAGAGACCAAGGGGCGAGCACTTGAAGAGATACAAGCATCATTAATTACCCATTATCATCAAGAATCTGTATGACAATAATGGGTCCAGATTCTATGAGATGGGTTCAAACAAGATCAAGATTTGTCAAGAAATTTGGTTTAATTGATTTTCCATTGATAATAAGATATCTAAATTACAAGTTGAAAATATGTTGAACATTCATCCCCCCTAAACCACAGCTTATATAAGctatttgaattataaattaaaacttgAAAATTCTTAATTTCAATTTTGGAAAAAACATTCAATCATGGCGATAATTGACCAATATAAACTATTTTcgcaaaattcaaaaaataaataaaatgaaaaagggACGTTTCCTAGGAAGTAACTAAGCATTGTGGGTTGACAAGATCAACTCATTCTAACCCCAAATCAAAAGAAAACAAACTCAACTCAGAACCTTGATTAGAAATTTTGACAAGATTTTTCTTCCATTTCAAGtctccttttatttatttgataagtCAAGTCTCCTTTTATTGACGCATGCAGGACTTTAAGATGTTTAATTTACAGTAAATTTAATAAAGTGCAAAGAAATTTCAAGTGACAGTGATAACTCTAATTATCCATatataataaatgaaatatttaaCACGTGTcaatatattaattacactaatatttaaataaaatgagaataaaaaattttatgattaaaataataaatattaaaaaaattactgttattataaaattaactatttcaTTTTTCTACTGAgtggtaaatttttaaaatacttttaaaattttaatttaaaatgtgaGTTGAGATTTACTGAATGGTcctcaatttttttctttttcatttcattatatataattgaatattaattaaataatataataagtcAGTTTCCATTTTACTCAAGGAAAAAATTCAACAGTAGCCTCCACAAATTTTCTCGCAAACCAAACAAAAGTTAACGGATAAAAGAGCAACATCATTTCCTGTCAGCTTCCACACACCACAGTTCCGTTTGTCTTTGATCAAAAAGTTCTCAACAAAGTCTCtttaattacaataataattCTAACCAAAATCATTTTATTCATTAGCCGCAAGCAACCACAActactcttctttttctttcttttttcctaaAAAAAACGACACAGGGATTAGCCTAATcaatacttaaaaaaaaacaaacctgTCTGCATCTGTAATTACattattatgaaatattattaaaaaataataatttaaaaactaaaattaaaatttgaaattaatattcCTGTGGAAATATTATATAACCACTTTTTATTTGGGGGGGTTTGAAGGATGATGTCAGCCCATTGATATTGACTTAAAAAGGTTGCATCACTAGCTTTTGTCctcaagttttaaaataaattattttaaatttaaatctatttttaaaataaatataattatcgaTTTGGATAAGTTTGGTTCATCATCTTATCCTTTGTAGACTAAAAacagaaaaaggagaaaaatctcTAAATCCGCCCCAAGGAGAAGGGGCAATTGGCTCTTCCCTTTTttcacaaaattaaatttttatttttaaaaatcaaccgACTAATCtcaaaatatatgtatataaatagtaacataactttttattaaatttcattagttttaatcaatattatttaatgaagatcaaataaattaaaaatcaaaaaattttattaaaattttttaaaaattaaaaaatgagttttaaataattaaaaaaaat
Proteins encoded in this region:
- the LOC110622333 gene encoding sugar transporter ERD6-like 5 isoform X1, producing the protein MSMEEEEGTVSPLLEENVDHENWEMNEHSSSAAAGGGSSVTFTLVFTALILVCGFYIYGNAMGYSSPAESGILDELSLSLAAYSLFGSILTIGGLIGALSCGKMADLIGRRSALWVSDALCLIGWLAISFSKVFLGLPFRHPFFSICKYPTIFIQGAWSLDLGRLLVGIGIGILAYVIPIYVAEITPKNFRGAFTLLIALMMGSGISVTFIIGSVCNWRILALIGTIPCVVQLIGAFFIPESPRWLAKVGREKDLKLALQRLRGKNADISQEAAEIIDYTQDCNQTSEDGIKELFQRKYALAITVGVGLMAILQFGGLNGYTYYFSSILESAGFPSSVGSVVASIVQIVMNICSLFLIDNFGRRPLLLVSTSGCCLGSFTTGLSFLLQSFHLGNEITPILAIAGILVFIGSVSIGLGGIPLIIMAEIFPVNVKGPAGSLVNLFSWAGSWIVAYTFNYLFEWSSAGVFFIYAMIAGLGVIFVAKLVPETKGRALEEIQASLITHYHQESV
- the LOC110622333 gene encoding sugar transporter ERD6-like 5 isoform X2, whose translation is MSMEEEEGTVSPLLEENVDHENWEMNEHSSSAAAGGGSSVTFTLVFTALILVCGFYIYGNAMGYSSPAESGILDELSLSLAAYSLFGSILTIGGLIGALSCGKMADLIGRRSALWVSDALCLIGWLAISFSKGAWSLDLGRLLVGIGIGILAYVIPIYVAEITPKNFRGAFTLLIALMMGSGISVTFIIGSVCNWRILALIGTIPCVVQLIGAFFIPESPRWLAKVGREKDLKLALQRLRGKNADISQEAAEIIDYTQDCNQTSEDGIKELFQRKYALAITVGVGLMAILQFGGLNGYTYYFSSILESAGFPSSVGSVVASIVQIVMNICSLFLIDNFGRRPLLLVSTSGCCLGSFTTGLSFLLQSFHLGNEITPILAIAGILVFIGSVSIGLGGIPLIIMAEIFPVNVKGPAGSLVNLFSWAGSWIVAYTFNYLFEWSSAGVFFIYAMIAGLGVIFVAKLVPETKGRALEEIQASLITHYHQESV
- the LOC110622333 gene encoding putative sugar transporter ERD6-like 13 isoform X3, which encodes MSMEEEEGTVSPLLEENVDHENWEMNEHSSSAAAGGGSSVTFTLVFTALILVCGFYIYGNAMGYSSPAESGILDELSLSLAAYSLFGSILTIGGLIGALSCGKMADLIGRRSALWVSDALCLIGWLAISFSKIPIYVAEITPKNFRGAFTLLIALMMGSGISVTFIIGSVCNWRILALIGTIPCVVQLIGAFFIPESPRWLAKVGREKDLKLALQRLRGKNADISQEAAEIIDYTQDCNQTSEDGIKELFQRKYALAITVGVGLMAILQFGGLNGYTYYFSSILESAGFPSSVGSVVASIVQIVMNICSLFLIDNFGRRPLLLVSTSGCCLGSFTTGLSFLLQSFHLGNEITPILAIAGILVFIGSVSIGLGGIPLIIMAEIFPVNVKGPAGSLVNLFSWAGSWIVAYTFNYLFEWSSAGVFFIYAMIAGLGVIFVAKLVPETKGRALEEIQASLITHYHQESV